The sequence GCCGCACCGTAAGCCGCAGTCCACCGGAGATGGGCGGTCCCCTGAAAAACAACAGGAGGTCGTCCCAGAACGCCTATGAGGCCGTTTCGGTCACAGGTGCAACCGATGAAAATCCCGAAGGACGATAGCCGCCGGGAAGTCGTGTTTTGGAGCACCGAATGTGCGGGCGAGGTGGGGGAGTTCGTGCGTCGGGCCGCCTTCGGGGTGGGAGCGCGCTCCCTCCCCCCGTAAGAAAGCGCGCCATGAGCCGTCGGCTCATAGATGAGCATGAAAAACGGCGGTGGCCCCGCCCGTATCGGTAACAGTGGTTTGTTCTAGCGGATGCTCTGCATACCTATGAGGTGTTTTTCATACCAGCCATGATCCCCCCACTCGACAAATTGAGGTGAATTTCATGGGAAATTTTAGATCTAATGGCCCAGTAATTTCGTTACCGCCAAGGTTATTGAATAATATTTCATTTAATCCTCCTTATGTTCGGGGTTTATTTCGTAATATTTATAATCGATTTGATTAATTTATCATTAACGTGAATGTCCAGCGAACGTAACCGGCCTGCACGGGTGGAGCTTCGGGATCCCCCAAAACGGGTCAGGAATGCAGCATACGAGCGGCGCAGAGATCCGGGTTCACGGCAGCAAAACCCGGTGCTCCACCTGAACGGCGGGCCGTGTGATCTCTTCTCGTCGGTAAGGACATTAATCGCCCGGCCGCCGGGCACACCGGGCCTGATCCGGCTTGATGCCTGCAGGGGCGACTCCTTTGAGGGAGTCTGGCGGGAGCACACCGACGCCGCCAGATGGAACGAGATACAGGGTATGGGAAGGGGACCGGACCGGTACCGGAACCTGGCGCAGTGGTACGGGATGCCGTATTAGGGTCCGGTCGTCTGGTCCCATGAGGAAGGCGCGCTCGCCAGCGTCCCCTGTTAAAAGCATCGCCGGGAATGAGCGCGCGCTTTCACATACGCACGCCACACTCCTGATGGTCGCCCTCACCATCATCCTCGCCGCTCTTCTCCTGCTGATGCTGCTCGCGATGATCCCCTCCTGGTCGTGGGCGGAGCCTGCGCAACCGCCGGTCATCATCACCGATATCATCCACACCAGCACCGAGACCGGGAAAATGAAGCATGCAAGCAGGGTCTTTCTCCTCAACAACGGCAGTACGGTCTACAAGAACGATGACCTGAGAGCAGTCTTCTACCGGAACGGACAGCTGGCCGCCATCGTCCAGACCCTGAACGGCTACCTCCTCATCAAGTCGCACCATGACGGGGTACGGTATCTCAGGTATGAGGGCTGCCGCAGCCCATACTGGAACCCGGGCGAGGAGATGGAAGTGGATCTCACTGATGGCACCCTTATCCCGGGCGTAAAGGTTACCGTAGAGATCATAGATAAAAAGACGGAGAAGGTGATCTCAAAACACACGGTGGTGGCATGAGGGGGACCGCCCATAAAGACCACATATTTCTGTTAGCACGCTCCTAGTAGGCCATATCACCTTATCTTGCGGGTTCTGGTGCGGATCACCAACCGCTCGCGTGAGGCAATGTTACACATGAACACGACCTATTCCCCGGGCGAGCCCGGGCAGTGGACCGTGGTGGGAATCGCCCCGGGGGGTGGGGGCGGGGAGGGGGATCGCCCCCTCCCCGCACAAGCCGGACCCGAGGCACGATGGAACAGAGCCATGATCCCCCACTCGCCAAATTGGGGCGGTTTTCATGGGAAATGTTAACTGAAATGCTCCACCAGTGGACCATTTCACCTTATCTTGCAGGTCTTGATGCAGATCACCGGTCTCACACGGACAGCCACGCGGGAGAGCGCGAAGGGGACTCTACCGTCCAGCAACCGAACTTCGCGCTCTTCGCGACTTCGCGTGACGCAACAATCGCATGGAAATATTAGATACAATGATCCACTAGACTCATTATGTTCAGAACGGTACTTGTGGCGGTGGACGGGTCTGAGATCAGCCACCGGGCGCTTGAAGAGGCGCTGGCCGTCGCCCGCGCCATGCAGGCATCCGTGCATGCCGTGCATGTCGTCCAGACTGGTGTATACCCGACAATGATCTTAAACAACCTCGAGCCCCCGGACATCGCCCAGCAGGCGGTCCTCGACTCGCTTGAGCGGGAGGCTGACGAGATCCTCGCTGATACAGACCGGCGGGCTGCCGCCGCCGGTCTCCGGATAACCCCGCACAAACGCTGGGGCCACCCGGGAGCAGAGATCATCGCACTGGCGCAGGAACTCAGCGCCGACCTGACTGTGGTCGGGTCGCACGGCAGGGGCCGGCTTGACCGCCTCTTCCTCGGGAGCGTCAGTTCCTACGTCGTCGATCACGCGACATCGACGGTCATGGTCGTCCGGGCCGGGCCGACCGCACAAGACCACGGGCGATGAGCCGCGCCACCCTGACCGGCTCCGGCACCCTGCCTTCGTAGGTGAAGTCGTTGCAGAGCCTCCCGGCATCCTCAGGAGAGAGACCGTAGGGGCGGATGAAGAGGTCGTACCCGGTGTGGAGCCTGACGGGAACCCGGTCGCCGAGCCGCTGGTATGCCGCGAGCCTGTCGGTATCCCCGGGGAAGTGGCGTCTGATATCCTCCTCCAGCCCCTCCGACTCCTCGTAGGTGGTGACGATGACCGGAAGTCCGGTCGCGTCCTGCACCGCCGCCGGGTCGATGATGTTGTACCAGGCAATGACGCTCCCGCTGATCATGATGAGGTTGACGTCCTGGCGCCCGAGCCTGGCAAAGAGCCTGATTATGGCGTCGGTCGCATCAGTTCCTCCAACCGTCACCCGGGCGAACGCCACCCCGTCGATCAGGAGGTCCTTTCGCATGACAACGCCGGCAAGGGTGGACTGTTCCCGCCCCGAATAGCTCTCTGCGATGCCGAGAGCCCGGAGCCCCGGTTTGGCTACGTGCATGCGAAGCCCTTATACTACCCAATCGGATAATAGTATACCGATGAAGATCGAGCGAGATGAGGTCTGCATCTTTATCCCTACGTTAAACGAGGCTCCGACGATCGGTGACCTGGTCAGGGAGTTTCGGGAACGGGGTTTTGAGCACATCCTTGTCATGGACGGGAACAGCACCGACGGCACCCCCGATATCGCGCGGGCCGCGGGGGCGACCGTCCGGACGCAGACGGGAAAGGGGAAGGGCAACGCTATCATTGAGGCCGTAAGAATCATCGATAAACCCTACGTGCTCATGCTCGACGGTGACGGGACCTATGCCCCTGACGATGCTGAGAAGATGCTTGATCCGCTCGCTCTCGGGTTCGACCACGTCATCGGCAACCGCCTTGTCAACCCGGACGGAGGGGCGTTCACGCGGCTAAACCTCCTCGGCAACCAGATCCTCAACCTGATGTTCAAGATCGCCCACGGGAGAGACCTCCGCGACATCCTCTCCGGCTACCGTGCCTTTACCCTCCGCTCAATCAGGCAGATGACCCTCAAGGAGGCTGGGTTTGAGATCGAGACTGAGATGGCGGTCGAGACCGTGAGAAACGGGCAGCGGGTTACGGTCGTCCCGGTCCGGTATCTCTCGAGGCCCGGCACGGTCACCAAACTCAATCCCTTCCAGGACGGCGCGAGAATTTTCTCGACCATATACCGCCTCGCAAAGATGAACAACCCGATCTTTTACTTCGGGATCATCGGGCTCTTCATATCGCTTGCGGGGGGCATCACCGGCGTATACGTCATCCTCGAATGGCTCAAGAACATCGAACATTTGCCGCTCACCATCCTCACGGTCCTCCTGATCACCATAGGGTTTCAGATCTTCATGTTCGGCGTGATCAGTGACATGCTGCTCGGGTTTCACCGGGAGACCCTCCACCAGCTCGAGGAGTTACAGAACCCGCCCAGACCGCCCCGATAGGAAGAGGATCCGGCAGGAGTACTCGGCAATAGAGGTGTAGATATACGCCTCATCCAGCGTTTTTCCGGCGGCAAACGTTCCGTGCCCGCGGACGATAACGATGTGGCCGCCACGGAGTGCTTCTGCGACGTTCCGGGCAATCTCATCGGTCCCCGGTTCTCCCCCGACGACCGGGATCTCCGGGCAGAGCATCCCGCCTTCACTGTCAACCGGCCGGAGCAGGTCGGCATCGAGCGAAGCGGCGACGGCATGGACCGGGTGGGCATGGACAATCGCACGGTGCGGGGTCTCCTGGTAGACTGCCCGGTGGACCCGGTACTCGCTTGAGGCTTCTGGTGGCGCCTCCCCGTCTTCCGGCACAAATGCCGGCATCTCCCGGGCATCCAGGTAGGCGCCGGACCGGGTGATGTACAACCCCGCTTTAGCGCGCACACTCATGTTCCCAAAATTCGCTCCTACAAGGCCTTCGAGAAAGAGGCGTTTCCCTATCCGTTCAAACTCCTGGTCAAGCATCTCCTGCACCCCCAACTTCAGTGCAGAAGGGTTTGGCACGCCCGGGGATATGTGCATGCCCTCGTGGGGCACCGACTCCCCATACGCGCTAACGTTCGGTATGGAGACTCGTGAGGATGCCGTTCGATTCAGGAGACGAACGTTGGTTTCGGGTATTATTGACCGGTCTGCGGTCAATCGTCCACCTCCTCGGAAAACGGTCGTGATTCCGGTCAGGAATCACGGGATGAAAGTCTGACCGGTTCGCCTCGGGAGGTTATCATGCCCCGGGCAGGTTTTCCCCCGGGTATCGCCACACACTGCCCCCGCCCCCGAGGGGCGGGGGAGGAGGCCGGAGGCCGGGTGGGGTGGGGGCTGCGAGGAGGGATCTACGAGTTCCGCCGCCTGCGGGAGGGGCGAGCCCCTCCCGTTCCCCACCCCCCGGGGCGATGCCCACCACGGTCCCCTGTCCGGGTGAGGTGGGGAACAGTCTGGATCCGATATCAACCTCATCGATACGTTGCACCATGGAATACGTTCGCGCCAATGGGGGCGAGCCCCCTCCCCGTCAGCCCCACCCCTCCAGGGCGATTCCCACCACGGTCCCCTGTCCGGGTGAGCCGGGGGATACTCCGCGTTCACCAGAACCGGTACAGGGGTTCACCAGAGCTTGAACCTCGCCGATAGCCAACCCGGAACGCATTGCCCCCATAGGGTAAGTTCGCGCCAATGCACCGACCCCTCCGGGGTGTCGCTCGAGTCAATTGCAAAATCCGAGGTATCCCCAAAGTCTCTGTCGGGAGGGGTGGGAGATGCTTTCGCCCATCAACCTCACTCCCCATAGCGATACCCCTCCGTGAAACGATGAGTTGTGCAAATCCACCACGACCCGCTGCCCTAGTGGACCGTTTCACCTTATGGTGCGGGTCCTGATGCGGGGTGAGCGATCGCCACCTCACGCGGAAAGCCACGCGTGAGAACGCGAAGGGGACTCTGCCGCCCAGCAACCGAACTTCGCGGCTTCGCGCCCTTCGCGTGAGATGGTATTGCATGGACAATATTAGATGAAATGCTCCACTAGTGCCAAGTCAACGACAAATTGTCGCAATAGTGCAACATGTCATCTTATTTGAGAGATTTTTGGAACGTGCCGGGCTGGGCACTCTGGTCTCACGCGGGAGTGCGCGAAGGTCGGTATAATCCCCGGCAACGCCCCTTCGCGGCTTCGCGTCCTTCGCGTGAGGTGGGAATAGAGAGTACCAACGTCTCACGCAGAAGAGGGCGATGGGTGCGAAAGGCGGTATTATGAGATTTATAGATTTAAGCGGCAACAAGTCCCGAGGCAAAACCGGGGCCCCGTAGAAAACCCCCGCGGAGGGGAGCGGTCTTCGCACCGGAGAGCGAGACCCCGCACTCCTCCGCAAAATCCTGGAAAATAACGTAATCTTATACAAATTTGATGCCGACGTCCCTCATCCTGTTGAAGCGGGCGATGTTGAGGAGGAGGGGTGTCACGCTCTCGACGATGGATGCCACCGCAAGCGGCCCTGCATCGTAGGCGCGGAGGCTTGATACGGTGTTGACGAGGTCCATCACCTTCTGCTTCACCCCATCGTCGTCGCAGCAGACAGCGACCGAGTAATCCAGTTCCTCATCGAGCATCTTCCACTTGTTTGCGGCAACATTGTTGAACGCCGCGCAGACGGTCGCGCTCGCAGGCAGCATCCCCTTGATCATCATCGCCGCCGATCCCTCCGGTGGAGGGGCGTAGTAGAAGTGGGTTGTCCGCTCGATCGGGTTGACCGGGCTTACGACGATCTTGTCCTCAAACCCGGTCAGGGTCTTCAGAGTGGGGGCCACGTGTCTGAACGGTATCGCAAGAACAACGATATCACCCTCATCGACCGCACGCTGGTTGGTGACACCGAGAAGGCTGCACTCCAGTCCCTGCCCGTGCAGGGTCTCCCGGCAGGCATCACAGGTTGCAATCGCCTTCGCCTCCTCGCGTGATCCCACGATCACGTCGTATTTCGGTGAGAGCCGGAGTGCCATGCCCTCCCCGATATCGCCGGTTCCGCCAACGATGCCGATCTTCACTGGCCCACCAGCGGCTTTAAGATACTCTCAAGCGTCTCAAGGCTCTGGACGCCCACCAGTTTCCGGATAAGGGCTCCGTCTTTCTCGATGACGAGTGTGGGTACGAACTGGATGTCATATCTCGCGGCATACTGCCGCGTCTGTTCGGAGTCGATACCGACATCGATCTTCTTGATCTCAACCTGATCGCCCATCTTCTGTTTGAGCTTATCGATGATCGGTGACTGCTGGTGGCACGGACCACACCATTCCGCGTAGAAGTCCATTAAAACCGGTTTTCCCATAGGTTGTAACCCCATTCACACAATGTGTGTGAACGGGGCAATAAAGGTTGTTGTAGGATTGTTATTTTGAGAGGATCGCCATGATAACCTTCCCGTACGCGGGCCTCGTGACCAGGATACCGATCATGGTGCCGAGTATGGTGATGATGGCAAAGCCCCTGAGGGTGGAGAGGTCCATCAGCGCCAGCGGGAGCATGGCGATGATGACCGTCGCCGCAGCAATGGCGATGATGCCGAAGGCCCGCCCGTAGCGTTTCATGTAGAGGTTCGATGACGGGACGCGCCCTTCGTGGAGAACCTCGTCTGTGATGATGACGAGCTGATCGATGCCGGTACCGATCACTGCTATCAGGCCGGCGATGGAGGCGAGGTCCAGTTGCTGGATGAACCGGGCGATGCCGAGCAGGATGACGATCTCGGAGAGGGTGATGGCCAGCATCGGGATCACGATCGAGGGCTCGCGGTAGCGGTAGTAGACGACGAATCCGACGGTGAGCAGCGCGAGCAGCCCGGCAAGGAGAACCGTTGTCTTGAACTGCTCGCCGAGCGCCGCCGGGACCGACCCGGACCCGACAACGTCCACCTTCACCGGCAGGGCGCCGGCGCGCAGGTGAATCTCGAGCGTCATCGCATCCTCTAGCCCCGCATCGCCGGTCCCGGTGGTGGCCGAGAGTGACTTGACCGGGGCCGACCGGATCTGTGCCGCAAGCTCCCCGGAGAGGGGGGCACTGTAGACGGTCTCGTTGTCGAGGAGCATCACGAGGTTGTGGCCACTCGGGTTGTCGACCGCGCCGGATTTAAGGGCGGCCTCCCGGAACGCCTGGGCACCCGAATCAGAGAGCGTGAACCCGACGCCCCATGTCTGGTAGTAGGGGTCCTTCTGCGGCACGCTGACGCTGGTGATCTGGTCCCCGAAGAGGACGTGCTCGGTCTGGTTCCCGGTCGTCTGGACCCGGATCTCGAACATACCCTGTTTGCCGACGATCTCCTGCGCGGTCGCCATATCCACGCCGGCAAGTTCTATCCGCACGTACTGCGGATACTCGCTTCCTGTCGGGGTGAGCAGGTTGATCTTTGCATCCTGCATCCCGAGGGCGTTTACCTTCTTGCTGAGGATCCGTTTCACGTCATCAGCGGTGTACTGGGATACGCCCTCGTGGTAGGTGACGATCTTTGCGCCCGATGCCGCAAAGATCGGTTCGAGATCGGCACGGGAGACGCTCTTCCGGATCTCAAGGTGGTCTGCATCGATCTGGGTGACGTCCGCCTCCAGGCTCTTCTGGAGGTTCTCTATGAGGTCTCCAACCGGTTTATCGGTAGAGTAACTCACGATCACGGACTGGAACTCCATCTGCAGCCATGAGCCGCCCTCAAGGTCGAGACCGAACTGGAGGTTCCCCTCAAGCCCCTTCTCCGGGTTCGGGGGGGCAAGGTAGATGCCGACGAGGGAGCCGATGACCAGCACGATCAGCAGGGCTACCCGCCAGTCCTTGATGAGGTTGATGATGGTTTCGCTGTTCATTTCTTACCGCTCCGGAGGACGTATTCCTTGAGAATCCCGGCGTTCAGCATCCAGGTATTCATCAGGTCGACGAAGAGCCCGATGAGGAGGACGCTTGCGATCTCGCTGATGATCTGGATCTGCCCCGCCGTAGAGACGACCCACATGGCAGCGATCGCCGAGAGCGTCGTCGTCGTCATGATGATCCCGGTCCTGAAGGCCCCGGAGAGTTTATCCTCGAGTTTCCCCTTGCGCTTGAGCACCCGCGTGGTCAGCAGGATGTCGCTGTCCACCGAGTAACCGATCAGCATCAGCAGGGCCGCTGTTGTCCCGAGGGAGAGCGGGATGCCGATGACCTGCATGATTGCGGCGGTGATGGCGATATCAGAGAAGGCAGCAAGGACGACCGCACCGGCCGGCACCAGGTTCCGAAACGCAATGAGGACCACGATGGACATCCCGATGAACGAGAGGAGCACGGCAAAGAAGGCCTGACCCTGGAGCGTCTCTCCAAACGTCTCCCCGATCTGGTCTACCTTCGCATCAGGGTATTTCTCGTTGATGAGCGCACTCAGGCTCTGGTACTGGGCGTCGTCCATTGGTCCGAACTTGATATATTTCCCGTTACCGATACCTTCGCCCACCGATAACAGTGGATACGCCGAGAAGGTCGCCTCGATCGTCTCTCTGCTGTCTGAGGTGAAGACCGTGACCGCCGTTCCTCCTGCAAAGTCAATGCCCGGCT is a genomic window of Methanoculleus bourgensis MS2 containing:
- a CDS encoding universal stress protein, which produces MFRTVLVAVDGSEISHRALEEALAVARAMQASVHAVHVVQTGVYPTMILNNLEPPDIAQQAVLDSLEREADEILADTDRRAAAAGLRITPHKRWGHPGAEIIALAQELSADLTVVGSHGRGRLDRLFLGSVSSYVVDHATSTVMVVRAGPTAQDHGR
- a CDS encoding endonuclease dU; amino-acid sequence: MHVAKPGLRALGIAESYSGREQSTLAGVVMRKDLLIDGVAFARVTVGGTDATDAIIRLFARLGRQDVNLIMISGSVIAWYNIIDPAAVQDATGLPVIVTTYEESEGLEEDIRRHFPGDTDRLAAYQRLGDRVPVRLHTGYDLFIRPYGLSPEDAGRLCNDFTYEGRVPEPVRVARLIARGLVRSARPGRP
- the aglJ gene encoding S-layer glycoprotein N-glycosyltransferase AglJ — protein: MKIERDEVCIFIPTLNEAPTIGDLVREFRERGFEHILVMDGNSTDGTPDIARAAGATVRTQTGKGKGNAIIEAVRIIDKPYVLMLDGDGTYAPDDAEKMLDPLALGFDHVIGNRLVNPDGGAFTRLNLLGNQILNLMFKIAHGRDLRDILSGYRAFTLRSIRQMTLKEAGFEIETEMAVETVRNGQRVTVVPVRYLSRPGTVTKLNPFQDGARIFSTIYRLAKMNNPIFYFGIIGLFISLAGGITGVYVILEWLKNIEHLPLTILTVLLITIGFQIFMFGVISDMLLGFHRETLHQLEELQNPPRPPR
- a CDS encoding aldolase translates to MLDQEFERIGKRLFLEGLVGANFGNMSVRAKAGLYITRSGAYLDAREMPAFVPEDGEAPPEASSEYRVHRAVYQETPHRAIVHAHPVHAVAASLDADLLRPVDSEGGMLCPEIPVVGGEPGTDEIARNVAEALRGGHIVIVRGHGTFAAGKTLDEAYIYTSIAEYSCRILFLSGRSGRVL
- the npdG gene encoding NADPH-dependent F420 reductase; translation: MKIGIVGGTGDIGEGMALRLSPKYDVIVGSREEAKAIATCDACRETLHGQGLECSLLGVTNQRAVDEGDIVVLAIPFRHVAPTLKTLTGFEDKIVVSPVNPIERTTHFYYAPPPEGSAAMMIKGMLPASATVCAAFNNVAANKWKMLDEELDYSVAVCCDDDGVKQKVMDLVNTVSSLRAYDAGPLAVASIVESVTPLLLNIARFNRMRDVGIKFV
- a CDS encoding thioredoxin family protein — protein: MGKPVLMDFYAEWCGPCHQQSPIIDKLKQKMGDQVEIKKIDVGIDSEQTRQYAARYDIQFVPTLVIEKDGALIRKLVGVQSLETLESILKPLVGQ
- a CDS encoding preprotein translocase subunit SecD yields the protein MNSETIINLIKDWRVALLIVLVIGSLVGIYLAPPNPEKGLEGNLQFGLDLEGGSWLQMEFQSVIVSYSTDKPVGDLIENLQKSLEADVTQIDADHLEIRKSVSRADLEPIFAASGAKIVTYHEGVSQYTADDVKRILSKKVNALGMQDAKINLLTPTGSEYPQYVRIELAGVDMATAQEIVGKQGMFEIRVQTTGNQTEHVLFGDQITSVSVPQKDPYYQTWGVGFTLSDSGAQAFREAALKSGAVDNPSGHNLVMLLDNETVYSAPLSGELAAQIRSAPVKSLSATTGTGDAGLEDAMTLEIHLRAGALPVKVDVVGSGSVPAALGEQFKTTVLLAGLLALLTVGFVVYYRYREPSIVIPMLAITLSEIVILLGIARFIQQLDLASIAGLIAVIGTGIDQLVIITDEVLHEGRVPSSNLYMKRYGRAFGIIAIAAATVIIAMLPLALMDLSTLRGFAIITILGTMIGILVTRPAYGKVIMAILSK
- a CDS encoding protein translocase subunit SecF; this encodes MEFVRYDVNKYSPRQMVTLPLVLLLIAGMVLGYTTLTTGLPLQPGIDFAGGTAVTVFTSDSRETIEATFSAYPLLSVGEGIGNGKYIKFGPMDDAQYQSLSALINEKYPDAKVDQIGETFGETLQGQAFFAVLLSFIGMSIVVLIAFRNLVPAGAVVLAAFSDIAITAAIMQVIGIPLSLGTTAALLMLIGYSVDSDILLTTRVLKRKGKLEDKLSGAFRTGIIMTTTTLSAIAAMWVVSTAGQIQIISEIASVLLIGLFVDLMNTWMLNAGILKEYVLRSGKK